A section of the Aminiphilus circumscriptus DSM 16581 genome encodes:
- a CDS encoding response regulator transcription factor, whose protein sequence is MAVSVLLADDHPLTRSGIAAFLREQAPELELVGEAEDGVEAWRLLVATRPQIALLDIRMPGEDGIALARKLRAEGVPTRAIMLTAYNAQGYVLAALAAGAKGFVVKSSAVRELQRAIDVVMSGGMYLDSQISHVVGAENVLVEPLTEREREVLLLASRGLSMKETGAVLHIAERTVQAHLGSAYGKLGAKNKTEALLLAIKHGMLLLDELLEDGEP, encoded by the coding sequence ATGGCTGTTTCGGTTCTGCTCGCGGATGATCATCCCCTCACTCGTTCCGGAATCGCCGCGTTCCTCCGGGAACAGGCTCCGGAACTGGAACTGGTCGGAGAGGCCGAGGATGGCGTCGAGGCGTGGCGCCTTCTCGTCGCCACCCGGCCCCAGATAGCGCTTCTGGACATTCGCATGCCCGGGGAGGACGGCATCGCCCTGGCCCGAAAGCTTCGCGCCGAGGGAGTTCCCACCCGGGCGATCATGCTCACCGCCTACAACGCCCAGGGGTACGTGCTCGCGGCGCTCGCCGCAGGGGCAAAGGGGTTCGTGGTCAAGTCCTCGGCGGTGAGGGAACTGCAGCGGGCCATCGACGTGGTGATGAGCGGCGGCATGTACCTCGACTCCCAGATCTCCCATGTGGTGGGTGCGGAGAACGTGCTGGTGGAACCCCTCACGGAGCGGGAACGGGAGGTGCTGCTCCTCGCCTCCCGGGGACTCTCCATGAAAGAGACGGGAGCGGTGCTCCATATTGCGGAGCGCACCGTCCAGGCTCATCTCGGGTCCGCCTACGGCAAGCTCGGGGCGAAGAACAAGACCGAGGCGCTTCTTCTGGCGATCAAGCACGGCATGCTGCTTCTGGACGAGCTGCTGGAGGACGGGGAGCCGTGA
- a CDS encoding LysR family transcriptional regulator, whose translation MDTRYVATFRKVAALGGFTRAAEQLGYTQSTVSTQIQALEEEVGLPLFERSGRRVLLTSAGKRFLRYAEEMMALEERIRNMAGEEGKIHGELAIAAGESVTVYRLNGVLETYRRSFPGVSLSLRNSQCPIMIDWLRRGETDLVVLISQPVRLPDLEVVTLVEEPMLFVAAAGTDEDLLERALAARRLDACLIVTEQGCSYRLFMEHFFRERGILPDKQMEFWSMEAIKRCVESGLGISFLPRMAVREELASGRMTALRCDAELERFVTQIAWRRNGWISPAAKEFARICIDAAREWQ comes from the coding sequence ATGGACACACGTTATGTCGCCACGTTTCGCAAGGTTGCTGCGCTGGGGGGGTTCACCCGTGCGGCGGAACAGCTCGGATACACCCAGTCCACCGTTTCCACCCAGATTCAGGCCCTGGAGGAAGAGGTCGGCCTGCCCCTCTTCGAGCGGTCCGGGCGCCGGGTGCTTCTCACCTCCGCGGGAAAACGTTTTCTGCGCTACGCCGAGGAAATGATGGCCCTGGAGGAACGCATTCGGAACATGGCCGGCGAGGAAGGAAAAATCCACGGAGAACTCGCCATCGCCGCGGGAGAATCCGTCACGGTGTACCGGTTGAACGGTGTCCTGGAGACCTACCGGCGAAGCTTTCCTGGGGTTTCCCTGAGCCTCCGCAATTCCCAGTGTCCCATCATGATCGACTGGCTTCGCCGGGGCGAGACGGATCTGGTGGTGCTCATTTCCCAGCCCGTGCGGCTGCCCGACCTGGAGGTGGTCACCCTCGTGGAGGAACCCATGCTCTTCGTCGCCGCCGCGGGAACGGACGAGGACCTGCTGGAGCGCGCTCTGGCGGCACGGCGCCTCGATGCCTGCCTCATCGTCACCGAGCAGGGGTGCAGTTATCGCCTTTTCATGGAGCATTTCTTCCGCGAGCGGGGCATTCTGCCGGACAAACAGATGGAATTCTGGAGCATGGAGGCCATCAAGCGCTGCGTCGAGAGCGGCCTTGGAATTTCCTTTCTTCCCCGCATGGCCGTTCGGGAGGAACTTGCCTCGGGGCGCATGACGGCGCTCCGGTGCGATGCCGAGCTGGAGCGTTTCGTCACCCAGATCGCCTGGCGGCGCAACGGGTGGATCTCTCCGGCGGCGAAGGAGTTCGCCCGCATCTGCATCGACGCCGCCCGGGAATGGCAGTGA
- a CDS encoding sensor histidine kinase has product MRRHLLLILSFWVALPMFVVFALSGIALMRQKQAVESLAATYAANLAESIAASWKDNQAALQNGSGRRGHAVGPGTESPPRGESPRPPEISPGGESFVPPPESHSSMPLRMREMMERRRQERLFAEGPPVPGWVALTTAEGGFLRGSPGAAEAFPAVAEHLRSLPKDQVTSSAPARIRSPLGERFTVAFASPEDGRFVIVVAVSVPRMLGPLGHQGTLWAVLVLAMAALGLVAVWFQWRWLVLPLRRQAGEVKELRWGEERLAPPRGFLVEEMHDLGEALSLLSGAAVEKEELQHRYVGDILAAQEEERSRIARDLHDGPLQIVSSLIQRVQLARLAGGARKVEAPLGNDASSADAREEHLARAEDAAGFALAELRGICDALSPPWIDLGLLQAMEELGNRLARSFGVTVTVTGEGGLDCSRDRVLALFRIFQEGVANAVRHGGATHLRLHLVGTEDGVCFELRDDGSGVPGGLDPEKLRAAGHRGVVGMMERVAFFGGTFSLAAAPEGGSVLQVLLPGGNGGRI; this is encoded by the coding sequence GTGAGGCGGCACCTGCTCCTGATCCTTTCCTTCTGGGTGGCGCTTCCCATGTTCGTGGTCTTCGCCCTCTCGGGAATCGCCCTCATGCGGCAGAAGCAGGCCGTGGAGTCCCTCGCGGCGACCTACGCGGCGAATCTCGCGGAGAGCATCGCCGCCTCCTGGAAGGACAACCAGGCCGCTCTGCAGAACGGCTCGGGCAGGAGGGGGCACGCGGTCGGTCCCGGAACGGAATCGCCCCCGAGAGGCGAGTCGCCCCGCCCTCCCGAAATTTCCCCCGGCGGGGAGTCGTTCGTCCCGCCTCCGGAGTCGCATTCCTCCATGCCCCTGCGCATGCGGGAGATGATGGAGCGGCGGCGGCAGGAGCGCCTTTTTGCCGAGGGGCCTCCCGTTCCCGGGTGGGTCGCCCTGACGACGGCGGAGGGGGGCTTTCTGCGGGGATCGCCCGGGGCCGCCGAGGCGTTTCCCGCCGTGGCGGAGCACCTCCGGTCGCTGCCGAAGGACCAGGTCACCTCTTCCGCCCCCGCCCGGATCCGGAGTCCCTTGGGGGAGCGGTTCACCGTCGCGTTTGCATCCCCGGAGGACGGGCGGTTCGTCATCGTGGTCGCCGTGTCGGTCCCTCGCATGCTCGGGCCTCTGGGGCACCAGGGGACGCTCTGGGCCGTGCTGGTGCTGGCCATGGCCGCGCTGGGGCTGGTGGCGGTGTGGTTTCAGTGGCGGTGGCTCGTCCTCCCTCTGCGCCGTCAGGCCGGAGAGGTGAAGGAACTGCGCTGGGGAGAGGAGCGGCTCGCCCCGCCCCGGGGCTTTCTTGTCGAGGAAATGCACGACCTCGGGGAGGCGCTTTCACTCCTCTCCGGCGCGGCGGTGGAAAAGGAGGAACTGCAGCACCGCTACGTGGGGGACATCCTCGCTGCCCAGGAGGAAGAGCGGAGCCGCATCGCCCGGGATCTCCACGACGGCCCCCTGCAGATCGTCTCCTCCCTGATCCAGCGGGTGCAGCTCGCCCGTCTCGCCGGGGGCGCCCGGAAGGTCGAGGCGCCCTTGGGGAACGATGCGTCCTCCGCGGATGCCCGGGAAGAGCATCTCGCCCGGGCCGAGGATGCCGCCGGCTTTGCCCTGGCGGAGCTGCGGGGGATCTGCGATGCCCTTTCCCCGCCCTGGATTGATCTTGGATTGCTTCAGGCCATGGAAGAACTGGGAAATCGTCTTGCCCGGAGCTTCGGCGTGACCGTGACGGTGACGGGCGAGGGGGGGCTCGACTGTTCGAGGGATCGCGTGCTCGCCCTCTTCCGGATCTTTCAGGAGGGGGTGGCCAATGCGGTGCGCCATGGCGGCGCGACGCACCTGCGGCTGCACCTCGTGGGCACGGAGGATGGAGTCTGTTTCGAGCTGCGGGACGACGGTTCGGGTGTTCCCGGCGGCCTCGATCCGGAAAAACTTCGCGCCGCGGGGCATCGTGGGGTGGTGGGCATGATGGAGCGGGTCGCTTTCTTCGGCGGCACTTTTTCCCTTGCCGCCGCTCCCGAGGGCGGAAGCGTCCTGCAGGTTCTTCTTCCCGGAGGGAACGGGGGGAGGATCTAG
- a CDS encoding HD-GYP domain-containing protein, which translates to MYVVRRVAVSNMHQCKGILAEDVVGKDGALLLPRGSVYPWNGDAAAVSENLLRQGVDTLLVREELSISVEELENLLRQGEIPVARVDPELAMKTVRQIGEVFERMYETGGAEEDLTDLAATGRLLARELSRTPQILFSLAAVRDADEYTYVHSLNVALLTGFLASRLFPDRTDLVEAATTGGLLHDLGKARVPLEILNKPAKLDDREFSIMRNHALWGEELAQRGGVTDPLILSVIRSHHERWQGGGYPDRLSGSEIPLLGRVGAVADVFDALTSKRVYKEPSAKRQALNLLVDHAGDHFDPHIVQTLLAAIGLFPPGSVVELSDGRVGIVLASAGRDLIRPRVLVSETSWHDTAGMQITTSVLDLSDRAAPRIVSILGDLGKIPLP; encoded by the coding sequence GTGTACGTGGTGCGACGCGTTGCTGTCTCGAACATGCATCAATGCAAGGGAATTCTCGCCGAGGACGTGGTGGGAAAGGACGGAGCCCTCCTTCTTCCGAGAGGATCGGTCTATCCCTGGAACGGGGATGCGGCGGCGGTCTCGGAAAACCTGCTGCGACAGGGCGTGGACACACTCCTCGTTCGGGAGGAACTCTCCATCTCCGTGGAGGAGCTGGAGAATCTGCTCCGCCAAGGTGAGATTCCCGTAGCCAGAGTGGATCCGGAACTTGCGATGAAGACCGTGCGCCAGATCGGCGAGGTCTTCGAACGCATGTACGAGACCGGAGGGGCCGAGGAGGATCTCACGGACCTCGCCGCTACGGGACGCCTTCTCGCCCGGGAACTCTCCCGGACGCCCCAGATTCTTTTTTCCCTCGCGGCGGTACGGGACGCCGACGAGTACACTTACGTGCACTCCCTCAACGTGGCGCTTCTCACGGGCTTTCTCGCCTCCAGGCTCTTTCCCGACCGGACGGACCTGGTGGAAGCAGCCACAACGGGAGGGCTTCTTCACGATCTTGGCAAGGCGAGGGTCCCCCTGGAGATCCTGAACAAGCCCGCCAAACTGGACGACCGAGAGTTCTCCATCATGCGGAATCACGCCCTCTGGGGAGAGGAACTGGCCCAACGAGGTGGCGTGACGGATCCCCTCATCCTGAGTGTCATCCGTTCCCACCACGAACGCTGGCAGGGAGGCGGCTATCCCGACCGCCTCAGCGGCAGTGAGATCCCTCTTCTCGGAAGGGTCGGCGCAGTGGCGGACGTCTTCGACGCCCTCACCTCCAAACGAGTCTACAAAGAGCCTTCCGCAAAACGCCAGGCGCTGAATCTCCTCGTGGACCACGCGGGGGACCATTTCGATCCGCACATCGTCCAGACGCTGCTCGCCGCCATCGGTCTCTTTCCTCCCGGCTCGGTGGTGGAACTCTCCGACGGGCGGGTCGGCATCGTCCTCGCCTCCGCGGGACGCGATCTGATACGTCCCCGGGTGCTCGTTTCGGAGACGAGCTGGCACGACACGGCGGGAATGCAGATAACCACCTCCGTGCTCGATCTGAGCGACCGAGCGGCCCCCCGGATCGTCTCCATTCTGGGTGATCTGGGAAAGATCCCCCTTCCCTGA